In a genomic window of Agarivorans albus:
- a CDS encoding TSUP family transporter codes for MLELGLDPSVLILIVGIGLTAGFIDAIAGGGGLLTIPALLSIGLPPHIALGTNKLAASFGSSTAAWTFYRKQLFNPVFWLWSFVATAIGAFAGTFIVDFISTEWLEKLLPLVIMATAVYTILNRKQADGQAVLPKADKKLTKQMLGQGLSLGFYDGVAGPGTGAFWTVSSMALYKMNILLSSGLAKAMNFTSNFVSFITFVYLGHVNWAIGLTMGVSIMLGAVVGAHSAIHFGAKFIRPVFITVVMVIAGKLAWQAWLS; via the coding sequence ATGTTAGAACTGGGACTCGACCCTTCTGTTTTGATCCTTATCGTAGGCATAGGCCTAACAGCCGGTTTTATTGATGCTATTGCAGGAGGCGGAGGCCTATTAACCATTCCCGCCTTACTAAGCATTGGCTTACCTCCTCACATTGCCTTAGGTACTAACAAGCTTGCTGCGAGTTTTGGTTCAAGCACCGCTGCATGGACATTTTATCGCAAACAACTATTTAACCCGGTGTTTTGGCTTTGGAGCTTTGTTGCTACTGCAATTGGCGCCTTTGCCGGCACCTTTATCGTCGACTTTATTAGTACCGAGTGGTTAGAAAAGCTGTTACCTCTAGTGATTATGGCAACCGCGGTTTACACCATCCTTAATCGTAAACAAGCCGACGGCCAAGCAGTGCTTCCCAAAGCAGACAAAAAACTAACCAAACAAATGCTTGGGCAAGGTTTAAGCTTAGGCTTTTACGATGGTGTTGCCGGTCCTGGTACCGGAGCTTTCTGGACGGTATCGTCCATGGCCTTATATAAGATGAACATTTTATTGTCCTCTGGCTTAGCAAAAGCGATGAACTTCACCAGTAACTTTGTTTCCTTTATTACCTTTGTATACTTAGGCCACGTAAATTGGGCAATTGGGTTAACCATGGGCGTAAGTATTATGCTTGGAGCAGTAGTTGGCGCGCATTCTGCCATTCACTTTGGTGCTAAATTTATTCGCCCGGTGTTTATTACTGTGGTAATGGTTATTGCCGGTAAACTGGCTTGGCAAGCATGGTTGAGTTAG
- the dinG gene encoding ATP-dependent DNA helicase DinG, with amino-acid sequence MLTEKNKQRIRHWYNTLQEQNPLFVKRSAQSSLIAQIAKTIAGDINRKQRVLLAEAGTGTGKSLAYLLASIPLARALNKKVVVSTATVALQQQLIESDLPTVHRAAHGEFEFALAKGRQRYCCAHKLVAATSADLGLTPKQLDLTKKMAIALQQGKWDGDRDSWPGQVPWQIWQHVVVDTLSCSVQSARHRSCPFHKARKGLKKADVIVANHSLLLADLHAGSGHILPAAEDCIYILDEAHQFPEIAREASAKQLMLNHALKELENLKLFDKELANILNPNAIAGSSLKLKEACAELNRCFNKLKDVANANKESFDNSQHWRFALGKTPSAVINLASNYHKEANKLSNSLQHYAGVIQENVANNQMKSAQAEALLSRLSIMQSLAESWLEVLFSYANENNQKNYAFWFTRKDKEIQLCSSPIEIGGLLQQLLWQDAFSVIAVSATLSALGNFSYYVNQIGLPKLASEQLIKLPSPFNYQQVILEVPNNIAEPDHPEFANNVAQKIIEAQHNQGGILVLCNSYRLVDKVAEQLEKQKLDNLWIQGQLTNQQILAKHRQSRQQKQTSTILATIGFSEGIDLPGDLLTDLIIARLPFAVPTEPVMASHAELLESRNQNPFMLLTLPSASRKLVQSCGRLMRKESDSGRIVLLDSRLTTRRYGKQLLAALPPYKRSDH; translated from the coding sequence ATGTTAACAGAAAAAAACAAACAACGAATTCGCCATTGGTATAATACTCTTCAGGAGCAAAACCCATTATTTGTGAAGAGATCTGCACAAAGTTCTCTTATTGCACAAATAGCCAAAACAATTGCTGGGGACATTAATCGTAAACAACGGGTGCTTTTAGCAGAAGCCGGCACGGGAACAGGTAAATCGCTAGCTTATTTACTGGCGTCTATTCCATTAGCCAGAGCCCTAAATAAGAAAGTTGTCGTTTCCACCGCAACCGTTGCCCTGCAGCAACAACTAATAGAAAGCGATTTACCCACGGTGCATAGAGCAGCACACGGCGAGTTTGAGTTTGCCTTAGCAAAAGGAAGGCAGCGGTATTGTTGCGCCCATAAACTTGTAGCTGCGACTAGCGCCGATTTAGGCCTCACCCCTAAACAATTAGATCTCACCAAAAAAATGGCAATTGCTTTGCAGCAAGGTAAATGGGATGGCGATAGAGATAGCTGGCCAGGGCAAGTACCTTGGCAAATTTGGCAACATGTTGTGGTTGATACTCTAAGTTGCTCGGTTCAATCGGCTAGGCATAGAAGTTGTCCGTTTCATAAAGCACGCAAAGGTTTAAAAAAAGCTGATGTTATTGTGGCAAACCACAGTTTGTTGCTCGCCGATCTTCATGCAGGCAGTGGCCATATTCTGCCGGCAGCAGAAGATTGCATCTATATTTTAGACGAAGCTCATCAGTTTCCAGAGATAGCAAGAGAAGCTAGCGCTAAGCAACTAATGCTAAATCACGCACTAAAGGAGCTAGAAAACCTAAAGCTGTTCGACAAAGAATTAGCGAACATACTAAACCCAAATGCCATTGCAGGAAGCAGCCTAAAGCTAAAGGAAGCTTGCGCAGAACTAAACCGCTGCTTTAACAAACTTAAGGATGTTGCAAATGCGAATAAAGAATCATTTGATAACAGTCAGCATTGGCGCTTCGCTTTAGGAAAAACTCCCTCGGCAGTTATTAACCTAGCCAGTAACTACCATAAAGAAGCCAATAAGCTCAGCAATAGTTTGCAACATTACGCAGGGGTTATCCAAGAGAACGTTGCCAACAATCAAATGAAGTCTGCCCAGGCTGAAGCCTTACTGAGTAGATTAAGCATCATGCAAAGTTTAGCTGAGTCTTGGTTGGAGGTGTTGTTTAGTTATGCGAACGAAAACAACCAAAAAAACTATGCCTTTTGGTTTACTCGTAAAGATAAAGAAATACAGCTTTGTAGTTCACCAATAGAAATTGGTGGTTTGCTGCAACAGCTGCTGTGGCAAGACGCTTTTTCGGTTATAGCCGTTTCAGCAACACTTAGTGCTCTAGGTAACTTCTCCTATTATGTAAACCAAATTGGCTTACCTAAGTTAGCCAGCGAACAGCTCATAAAGCTGCCTTCCCCTTTTAACTACCAACAGGTTATTTTAGAGGTTCCGAATAATATCGCTGAGCCTGACCATCCTGAATTTGCCAATAATGTTGCTCAAAAGATCATCGAAGCTCAGCACAATCAAGGCGGCATATTGGTACTTTGTAACTCTTATCGTTTAGTGGATAAAGTTGCGGAGCAATTAGAAAAGCAAAAATTAGATAACCTTTGGATTCAAGGTCAATTAACCAATCAACAAATCTTGGCAAAACACCGACAAAGTCGACAACAAAAACAAACCAGTACTATTCTCGCCACAATTGGTTTTAGTGAAGGCATAGATTTGCCCGGTGATCTATTAACCGACCTTATCATTGCTCGCCTTCCCTTTGCAGTGCCGACCGAACCCGTTATGGCCAGCCATGCTGAGCTGCTTGAAAGTCGCAACCAAAATCCGTTCATGTTGCTAACTTTACCTAGCGCCAGCAGAAAACTAGTACAGAGCTGCGGAAGACTAATGAGAAAAGAAAGTGATTCAGGTAGAATCGTGCTGCTCGATAGTCGACTCACTACTCGTCGATACGGCAAGCAACTATTAGCTGCATTACCACCTTATAAAAGAAGTGACCATTGA
- a CDS encoding porin, whose product MKKTILAVAIPALFAASAQAATVYDADGVTAELYGRMQFDISDAGGDDSDLDGVGSARMGFKAKSEIASGVYGLARGEWQIRAENSGESAKQLSARHIYAGFEFDDAGSVVFGQTDTAFYQAVAATDIFNTYGYEAFTAIEDGRQEGQIVYSGEFGGFYVGASYQFRDENFKLGFGNPDSGIPAEPTQASLDQGYAATLGYNFDFGLGLYGGYHVEKFDSFENGAVNGADKKNMALSATYSWEDLYLGAVYAATDLDGAELKGYDLVASYDINAVSLYTGYAAQEGKGDASDLGDTAKAFKLGAAYKFNSNMKAWAEYLNNGLEGADNEWTIAVQYNF is encoded by the coding sequence ATGAAAAAAACAATTCTAGCGGTAGCAATACCAGCTCTATTCGCAGCATCTGCACAAGCTGCAACAGTATATGACGCTGACGGCGTAACAGCTGAACTTTACGGTCGTATGCAATTTGATATCAGTGATGCTGGTGGCGACGATTCAGACCTTGATGGTGTTGGTTCTGCTCGTATGGGCTTTAAAGCAAAATCTGAAATTGCATCAGGCGTTTACGGTTTAGCTCGTGGTGAGTGGCAAATTCGTGCCGAAAACAGCGGCGAATCAGCTAAGCAGCTTTCCGCTCGTCACATCTACGCTGGTTTCGAATTCGATGATGCTGGTTCAGTAGTATTTGGTCAAACTGATACTGCTTTCTACCAAGCTGTAGCTGCAACAGATATCTTCAATACCTACGGTTACGAAGCTTTCACGGCAATCGAAGATGGTCGCCAAGAAGGTCAAATCGTATACTCTGGTGAGTTTGGTGGTTTTTACGTTGGTGCTTCTTACCAGTTCCGTGATGAGAACTTCAAGCTAGGTTTTGGCAACCCTGACTCAGGCATCCCTGCTGAACCTACTCAAGCTTCTTTAGATCAAGGTTACGCTGCTACTTTAGGTTACAACTTTGACTTCGGTTTAGGTCTATATGGTGGTTACCACGTAGAAAAATTTGATTCTTTCGAAAACGGTGCAGTAAATGGTGCCGATAAGAAGAACATGGCTCTTTCTGCTACTTACTCTTGGGAAGACCTATACTTAGGCGCTGTATACGCTGCTACTGATCTAGATGGTGCAGAACTTAAAGGTTATGACTTAGTTGCTTCTTACGACATTAACGCTGTATCTCTATACACAGGTTATGCTGCGCAAGAAGGTAAAGGCGACGCTAGTGATTTAGGCGATACTGCTAAAGCATTCAAGCTTGGTGCAGCTTACAAGTTCAACAGCAACATGAAAGCATGGGCTGAGTACTTGAACAATGGCCTAGAAGGCGCTGACAACGAATGGACTATCGCAGTACAATACAACTTCTAA
- a CDS encoding porin — protein MKKTILAIAIPALFATGATNAQEIYNDGENAFSIGGRLNLMVESANNEGERDLRSENNSSRINLNFSRKMSENVTARATMEYGLDNPNGNSDSPFFNRLGFIAVDHADYGSVSYGKQWSTYYTITGVTDVFWVYGGTAMGIYDNGDKAGTARANDALQYNGSFGGVNLSGQYQFADEDEGRKDSYSGAVSYDFDFGLNVGATYHQMNRTDAEKSEVFNDGDAKLTALAASYNQGPIYAAVSYGEFKNHVQFEGATGVSDKAIGHEGVFAYTLDMGLQLYTGWNVQEDKNSSADLKTALVGAMYDWNNVLLYTEYQDETTKSVSGAKEDDNRLAVGVRYNF, from the coding sequence TTGAAAAAGACTATTCTAGCAATCGCAATCCCAGCATTATTTGCAACTGGTGCAACTAACGCTCAAGAAATTTACAACGACGGCGAAAACGCATTTTCTATCGGTGGTCGTCTTAACCTTATGGTTGAGTCTGCTAACAACGAAGGCGAGCGCGATCTTCGTTCAGAAAACAACTCTTCACGTATTAACCTAAACTTCTCTCGCAAAATGAGCGAAAATGTTACTGCTCGCGCTACTATGGAGTACGGTTTAGACAACCCAAATGGTAACAGTGACTCTCCTTTCTTCAACCGTTTAGGTTTCATCGCAGTTGACCACGCAGACTATGGTTCTGTTTCTTACGGTAAGCAATGGTCTACTTACTACACTATCACTGGCGTAACCGATGTATTTTGGGTATACGGCGGTACCGCAATGGGTATTTACGACAACGGTGACAAAGCAGGTACTGCACGTGCTAACGACGCACTTCAATACAACGGTAGCTTTGGCGGCGTTAACTTAAGCGGTCAGTACCAATTCGCTGACGAAGATGAAGGTCGTAAAGATAGCTACTCTGGTGCTGTTTCTTATGACTTCGATTTCGGTCTAAATGTTGGTGCTACTTACCACCAAATGAACCGTACTGATGCTGAAAAATCAGAAGTGTTCAACGATGGCGATGCTAAGCTTACTGCGTTAGCGGCTAGCTACAACCAAGGCCCTATCTACGCTGCGGTATCTTACGGTGAGTTCAAAAACCACGTACAGTTTGAAGGCGCTACTGGCGTATCTGACAAAGCTATCGGCCACGAAGGTGTATTCGCTTACACGCTAGACATGGGTCTACAGCTTTACACTGGTTGGAACGTTCAAGAAGACAAAAACTCTTCAGCTGACCTAAAAACTGCTTTAGTTGGTGCAATGTACGATTGGAACAATGTTCTTTTGTACACTGAGTACCAAGACGAGACTACTAAGTCTGTATCTGGTGCTAAAGAAGACGACAACCGCTTAGCAGTGGGTGTACGTTACAACTTCTAA
- a CDS encoding TraR/DksA family transcriptional regulator, producing the protein MEFRDYQLRLTQQLEQLKSEIISILTASEKTSLKLTADKLQSLTNEELIDQALKLQLSELTTQLKQLQRVDAALCQIDLGLYGLCSDCEEEIEIGRLENDPSTQRCQRCSDKHRMFKRRESFAL; encoded by the coding sequence GTGGAATTTAGAGATTATCAGTTGCGACTCACGCAACAATTAGAGCAGTTAAAGTCTGAAATAATCTCAATTTTAACTGCCTCAGAAAAAACCAGCTTGAAGCTAACAGCTGACAAATTACAGTCTTTAACTAACGAAGAACTTATTGACCAGGCCCTGAAATTGCAGCTCTCAGAGCTAACGACTCAGTTAAAACAATTACAAAGGGTTGACGCAGCACTTTGCCAAATAGACTTAGGTTTATATGGATTGTGTAGCGACTGTGAAGAAGAGATTGAAATTGGCCGTTTAGAAAACGATCCAAGTACTCAACGCTGTCAACGCTGTAGTGACAAACACCGTATGTTTAAGCGGCGCGAAAGTTTCGCACTTTAA
- a CDS encoding tRNA-dihydrouridine synthase — protein sequence MRVVLAPMEGVADASMRQLLSSCGGYDWCVTEFIRVTDVALPDKVFYKYCPELHEQGLIAGHTPVRVQLLGQHPGPMAENAVRAIELGSHGLDLNFGCPSNTVTGSCGGASMLKAPQSIFDVVSEVRKAVPKQHIVSAKIRLGWENKEDCFDIVQAVQEAGANELTIHARTKLDGYKAPAHWHYIKQVKQQFSIPIIANGEVWNRENYLQCKEASDCEDVMIGRGALTIPNLAKVVRGDEEPLHWSAVIELLIRYSQHEITSEKAKYYQSRVKQWLRYLSGYYTEADDLFRNIRVLKDTNSIVKQIRFQQCKD from the coding sequence ATGCGCGTAGTTTTAGCCCCAATGGAAGGCGTTGCAGATGCTTCCATGCGCCAGCTTTTGTCTAGTTGTGGTGGCTACGACTGGTGTGTAACAGAGTTCATTCGTGTTACTGACGTAGCCCTGCCCGACAAAGTATTCTACAAGTACTGCCCGGAACTACATGAGCAAGGTTTAATAGCAGGCCACACCCCGGTTAGAGTACAGCTGTTAGGCCAGCATCCTGGCCCGATGGCAGAAAATGCGGTAAGAGCTATCGAACTTGGCTCTCATGGTTTAGATCTAAACTTTGGCTGCCCCAGCAATACTGTTACTGGAAGCTGCGGTGGTGCGTCTATGCTAAAAGCCCCTCAGTCGATTTTTGATGTTGTCAGTGAAGTAAGAAAAGCGGTACCTAAGCAGCATATTGTATCTGCCAAAATTCGCTTAGGTTGGGAAAACAAAGAAGACTGCTTTGATATTGTGCAAGCTGTGCAAGAAGCAGGCGCCAATGAGCTAACCATTCATGCGAGAACTAAGCTCGACGGTTACAAAGCGCCAGCGCATTGGCACTATATAAAGCAAGTTAAACAACAGTTCTCTATTCCTATTATTGCTAACGGAGAAGTTTGGAACCGAGAAAACTACTTACAGTGCAAAGAAGCAAGCGATTGTGAAGATGTAATGATTGGCCGTGGTGCACTTACTATTCCAAACCTTGCTAAAGTAGTACGAGGTGACGAAGAACCATTGCATTGGTCAGCAGTGATTGAGCTGCTAATTCGCTACTCTCAGCACGAAATCACCAGTGAAAAAGCCAAGTACTACCAAAGCCGGGTGAAACAGTGGTTAAGATACCTTTCTGGCTACTACACCGAAGCCGACGATCTCTTTCGCAACATCAGAGTATTAAAAGATACCAATTCTATTGTTAAGCAAATCCGCTTTCAGCAATGCAAAGATTGA
- the apt gene encoding adenine phosphoribosyltransferase, whose amino-acid sequence MSSANLEYIKNAIKTIPNYPKEGILFRDVTSLIEDPKAFALVIHEWQQRFENLGITKIVGTEARGFIFGAPLALALGVGFIPVRKPGKLPREVIGESYELEYGMDTLEIHTDAIQPGDKVLLVDDLIATGGTAEASVKLIRQLGGEINYAAFVINLVDLPGAQKLTTLGVESTYLVEFEGE is encoded by the coding sequence ATGAGCAGCGCTAATCTTGAGTATATAAAGAACGCAATTAAAACTATCCCTAACTACCCAAAAGAGGGGATATTGTTTAGGGATGTTACCAGTTTAATTGAAGATCCAAAGGCTTTTGCCTTGGTTATTCATGAATGGCAACAGCGTTTCGAAAACCTTGGTATTACCAAGATCGTTGGCACCGAAGCAAGAGGTTTTATTTTTGGTGCGCCACTAGCGCTGGCATTAGGGGTTGGTTTTATTCCGGTTCGCAAACCTGGCAAGTTACCTCGCGAAGTCATTGGCGAAAGCTATGAGCTTGAATATGGTATGGATACTTTGGAAATACATACCGATGCTATTCAGCCTGGCGACAAAGTGTTGTTGGTTGATGATTTAATCGCAACTGGCGGTACCGCCGAGGCGTCTGTGAAGTTAATTCGCCAGTTAGGCGGCGAAATCAACTATGCGGCCTTTGTTATTAATTTGGTAGACTTACCTGGCGCACAGAAATTAACGACACTCGGAGTAGAATCAACTTATCTAGTTGAGTTCGAAGGCGAATAG